The following proteins come from a genomic window of Achromobacter deleyi:
- the bcsB gene encoding cellulose biosynthesis cyclic di-GMP-binding regulatory protein BcsB: MPALAQTVAADPATTATTAAAAEPAPALPPGARTYSVPLSRLSGQSALPLRGVDGINGLGFSARRDQQVIGARVNLDYSYSPALLPDLSHLKVLLNGEVAGSVALPKEAAATPTRQTVELPVPALADYNRLDVQLIGHYTLGCEDPVHSSLWADVAGRSTLELTVMPVDLPNDLALLPVPFFDSRDIRQLVLPIVLGRGPDAARLESAGVLASWFGALAGYRGAKFDAHLQDLPATGNAVVLLQPGDTVAGLTTPTIDGPSVAMQTNPRDPHGKLLLVMGRDAKELKQAAAALALGSEALSGPQARITRLETPRPRKPFDAPNWLRSDRPVAFGELVPTRDLNVSGHRPPPVQVNLRVPPGLFGWHSDGVPVNLVYRYSPRPGAKQSVMEMMAGNQLIRSFALHEGPGVYNRLTGVPVSEGKARVMVPTYLLPPQTALQFNYVYEYAKLGECQNSILDNVRSAIDPGSTIDISGLPKYAAMPDLSLFADAGFPFTRMADLSETAVVMPEGAGVSDFSSYLTLLGVMGQATGYPATGVTVTQSGQVAAQRDKDLLVLASGDNQPLLAQWGDALPSGFNGKERRFSLSGWVDGVASWLGNDPRDRKRQADIQLAFSSGGVSATLAGLQSPLQSGRSAVVVSGTSADGLASAVQALLTSRDTESKADNPQDRIGGSLTVISGKEAYTLQDEQNYYVGTLPTWLGLQWFFARHPLTLVGALLLSALVIAVLLYLSLRARAQRRLGS; the protein is encoded by the coding sequence ACGGATTGGGCTTCAGCGCGCGTCGCGACCAGCAGGTCATCGGGGCGCGCGTCAACCTGGATTACAGCTATTCGCCCGCGCTGCTGCCGGACCTGTCGCACCTGAAGGTGTTGCTGAACGGCGAGGTGGCGGGCAGCGTGGCGCTGCCGAAGGAAGCCGCGGCCACGCCGACCCGCCAGACGGTCGAACTGCCGGTGCCGGCGCTGGCCGACTACAACCGGCTCGACGTGCAGCTGATCGGCCATTACACGCTCGGTTGCGAAGACCCGGTGCATTCGAGCCTGTGGGCCGACGTCGCCGGCCGCAGCACGCTGGAACTGACCGTGATGCCGGTCGACCTGCCCAATGACCTGGCGCTGCTGCCCGTGCCCTTCTTCGACAGCCGCGACATCCGCCAGCTGGTGCTGCCGATCGTACTGGGCCGCGGTCCCGATGCGGCGCGGCTGGAGAGCGCGGGCGTCCTGGCTTCGTGGTTCGGCGCGCTGGCGGGATACCGCGGCGCCAAGTTCGACGCCCACCTGCAGGACCTGCCGGCCACCGGCAACGCGGTCGTGCTGTTGCAGCCGGGCGATACCGTTGCCGGGCTGACGACGCCGACGATAGACGGTCCGTCGGTGGCGATGCAGACCAACCCGCGCGACCCGCACGGCAAGTTGCTGCTGGTGATGGGGCGCGACGCCAAGGAACTGAAGCAGGCCGCCGCTGCGCTGGCGCTTGGCAGCGAGGCGCTGTCCGGCCCGCAGGCGCGCATCACGCGCCTGGAGACGCCACGGCCGCGCAAGCCGTTCGACGCGCCCAACTGGCTGCGCAGCGACCGGCCGGTGGCGTTCGGCGAACTGGTGCCGACCCGCGACCTGAACGTCTCGGGCCATCGGCCGCCGCCCGTGCAGGTCAACCTGCGCGTGCCGCCGGGCCTGTTCGGCTGGCACAGCGATGGCGTGCCGGTAAACCTGGTCTACCGCTATTCGCCGCGCCCCGGCGCCAAGCAGTCGGTCATGGAGATGATGGCCGGCAACCAGCTGATCCGCAGTTTCGCGCTGCACGAAGGCCCGGGCGTCTACAACCGCCTGACCGGCGTGCCGGTCTCGGAAGGCAAGGCGCGGGTGATGGTGCCGACCTATCTGCTGCCGCCGCAGACGGCGCTGCAGTTCAACTACGTGTACGAATACGCCAAGCTGGGCGAGTGCCAGAACAGCATCCTGGACAACGTGCGCAGCGCGATCGATCCGGGCTCGACCATCGACATCTCCGGCCTGCCCAAGTACGCGGCGATGCCGGACCTGTCGCTGTTCGCCGATGCCGGTTTCCCGTTCACGCGCATGGCCGACCTGTCGGAAACCGCGGTCGTCATGCCCGAGGGCGCGGGCGTGTCGGACTTCTCGTCCTACCTGACCTTGCTGGGCGTGATGGGGCAGGCGACCGGCTATCCCGCCACCGGCGTCACCGTCACCCAGAGCGGGCAGGTCGCGGCGCAACGCGACAAGGACCTGCTGGTGCTGGCCTCCGGCGACAACCAGCCGCTGCTGGCGCAGTGGGGCGATGCGCTGCCGAGCGGCTTCAACGGCAAGGAGCGCCGCTTCAGCCTGTCGGGCTGGGTCGATGGCGTCGCGTCCTGGCTCGGCAACGATCCGCGCGACCGCAAGCGCCAGGCCGACATCCAGCTGGCCTTTTCCAGCGGCGGCGTCTCGGCCACGCTGGCCGGCCTGCAATCGCCGCTGCAGTCGGGCCGCAGCGCCGTGGTGGTGTCCGGCACCAGCGCCGATGGCCTGGCCAGCGCCGTGCAGGCGCTGCTGACCAGCCGCGACACCGAGAGCAAGGCCGACAACCCGCAGGACCGCATCGGCGGCAGCCTGACGGTGATCAGCGGCAAGGAGGCCTACACCCTGCAGGATGAGCAGAACTACTACGTGGGCACCTTGCCGACCTGGCTGGGCCTGCAGTGGTTCTTCGCACGCCATCCGCTCACGCTCGTGGGGGCGTTGCTCCTGAGCGCGCTAGTCATCGCCGTGTTGCTCTACCTGTCGCTGCGCGCCCGCGCTCAGCGCCGCCTGGGATCGTGA
- the bcsB gene encoding cellulose biosynthesis cyclic di-GMP-binding regulatory protein BcsB: protein MHKKIRSTQPPAAQATPSRSPRRRGHALGRASLALLAGCSLLASAAEAPGTVPAAAPAPAPFVADQTYTFKQLGAQYPLNLRGVDGSNTLNFSVRNDRVVTGARVDLRYAYSPALLSDLSHINVLVNDEVAATIPVPRETAGSNLRQTIEIPPYLITPYNDLRLQLIGHYTLNCEDPLHSSLWANISNLSTLDLATAALPLPNELANLPLPFFDRRDMRKLVLPFVFQAEPDNATLEAAGALSSWFGGLAGYRGSDFPAAVAQVPSRGNAVVFAMGAATAGLTQATVNGPTLAVVTNPNDPEGKLLLVLGRDGKDLKQAAAALALGSQTLAGQSAAITRLADVKPRQPYDAPRWLRTDRPVRFGDLIDPKRLNVSGFSPDTIRIDVRVPPDLFGWQEKKVPIDLRYRYTPQPTSLNSSLLFGVNGEFVKSMPLFALERIEGGDKLRAEVLPDESLPMRAQLDVPLDLLKANGQLQFRYMYDYIKQGECRDIIIDNVRGMIEPESTIDLSGYPHFIEMPDLRAFAQAGFPFTRMADLSETAVVLDDRANAAAYSAYLNVLGRLGDATGYPAIGVTVTRAQQASGQAGKDLLVIAGDTANPLLKTWASHIPGSYESGAHFGLSDLIYRVTDWFHADPRLDRREPRVAMSYTGEGVSAIVAGFESPLAAKRSVVLLASSKPDGLDAAVAALRGGEGYDKSVQGSLSVIRGKQIDALVGDQTYTLGQLPLLKRIDWWVSSQLPGYTLLRLVVMALVWLVGIAVALAVLRALLRRLRKKDA, encoded by the coding sequence ATGCATAAGAAAATCCGTTCGACCCAACCGCCGGCCGCGCAGGCGACGCCGTCCCGTTCGCCGCGCCGCCGCGGCCATGCGCTCGGCCGCGCATCGCTGGCGCTGCTGGCCGGCTGCTCGCTGCTGGCCAGCGCGGCCGAGGCGCCAGGCACCGTGCCGGCCGCCGCACCGGCGCCGGCGCCGTTCGTGGCCGACCAGACCTACACCTTCAAGCAGCTCGGCGCGCAGTATCCGCTCAACCTGCGCGGCGTGGATGGCAGCAACACGCTGAACTTCAGCGTGCGCAACGATCGCGTGGTGACCGGCGCGCGGGTCGACCTGCGCTATGCCTATTCGCCCGCGCTGCTATCCGACCTGTCGCACATCAACGTGCTGGTCAACGACGAGGTGGCCGCCACCATTCCGGTGCCGCGCGAGACCGCCGGCAGCAATCTGCGGCAGACCATCGAGATCCCGCCCTACCTGATCACGCCGTACAACGACCTGCGCCTGCAGCTGATCGGCCACTACACGCTGAACTGCGAAGACCCGCTGCATTCGAGCCTGTGGGCCAACATCAGCAACCTGAGCACGCTGGACCTGGCGACCGCGGCGCTGCCGCTGCCCAACGAGCTGGCCAATCTGCCGCTGCCGTTCTTCGACCGTCGCGACATGCGCAAGCTGGTGCTGCCGTTCGTGTTCCAGGCCGAGCCGGACAACGCCACGCTGGAAGCCGCCGGCGCGCTGTCCTCGTGGTTCGGCGGGCTGGCGGGTTATCGCGGCTCGGACTTCCCGGCCGCGGTGGCGCAGGTGCCCAGCCGCGGCAATGCCGTGGTGTTCGCGATGGGCGCGGCCACCGCCGGGTTGACCCAGGCCACCGTGAACGGTCCGACGCTGGCCGTCGTCACCAACCCCAACGATCCCGAAGGCAAGCTGCTGCTGGTGCTGGGCCGCGACGGCAAGGACCTCAAGCAGGCCGCCGCCGCGCTGGCGCTTGGCAGCCAGACGCTGGCCGGCCAGTCGGCCGCCATCACGCGCCTGGCCGACGTCAAGCCGCGCCAACCGTACGACGCGCCGCGCTGGCTGCGCACCGACCGCCCGGTGCGCTTTGGCGATCTGATCGACCCCAAGCGCCTGAACGTGTCGGGCTTCAGCCCCGACACCATCCGCATCGACGTGCGCGTGCCGCCGGACCTGTTCGGCTGGCAGGAAAAGAAGGTGCCGATCGACCTGCGCTACCGCTACACGCCGCAGCCGACGTCGCTCAACTCCTCGCTGCTGTTCGGCGTCAACGGCGAGTTCGTCAAGTCGATGCCGCTGTTCGCGCTGGAACGCATCGAGGGCGGCGACAAGCTGCGCGCCGAGGTGCTGCCCGACGAGAGCCTGCCGATGCGCGCCCAGCTGGACGTGCCGCTGGACCTGCTGAAGGCGAATGGCCAGCTGCAGTTCCGCTACATGTACGACTACATCAAGCAGGGCGAGTGCCGCGACATCATCATCGACAACGTGCGCGGCATGATCGAGCCCGAGTCGACCATCGACTTGTCGGGCTATCCGCATTTCATCGAAATGCCGGATCTGCGCGCGTTCGCGCAGGCGGGCTTCCCCTTCACCCGCATGGCCGACCTGTCGGAAACGGCCGTGGTGCTGGATGACCGCGCCAACGCGGCGGCCTATTCGGCCTACCTGAACGTGCTGGGCCGCCTGGGCGACGCCACGGGCTATCCGGCCATCGGCGTGACCGTGACGCGGGCGCAGCAGGCCAGCGGGCAGGCCGGCAAGGACCTGCTGGTGATCGCGGGCGACACCGCCAATCCGCTGCTCAAGACCTGGGCGTCGCACATTCCCGGCAGCTACGAGTCGGGCGCGCACTTCGGCCTGTCGGACCTGATCTACCGCGTGACGGACTGGTTCCATGCCGATCCGCGCCTGGATCGGCGCGAGCCGCGCGTGGCCATGAGCTACACCGGCGAAGGCGTCAGCGCGATCGTGGCCGGTTTCGAATCGCCGCTGGCTGCCAAGCGCAGCGTGGTGCTGCTGGCCAGCAGCAAGCCCGACGGGCTGGACGCGGCCGTGGCCGCGCTGCGTGGCGGCGAAGGCTATGACAAGAGCGTGCAGGGCAGCCTGTCCGTGATCCGCGGCAAGCAGATCGACGCGCTGGTCGGCGACCAGACCTACACGCTGGGCCAGCTGCCGCTGCTCAAGCGCATCGACTGGTGGGTCTCGTCGCAGCTGCCGGGCTACACCCTGCTGCGCCTGGTGGTGATGGCGCTGGTCTGGCTGGTCGGCATCGCCGTGGCGCTGGCCGTGCTGCGCGCGCTGTTGCGCCGCCTGCGCAAGAAGGACGCCTGA
- the bcsZ gene encoding cellulose synthase complex periplasmic endoglucanase BcsZ — MHPARPARRRSAWRQRARRALLALGLAVAASGAARAAPACTAVAWPEWSAFVRHFVQPDGRVVDASTPRKMSTSEGQSYAMFFALVANDRETFERLWRWSVANLAGGDTAQRLPAWSWGQRDDGAWGVLDSNAASDADLWFTYALLEAGRLWRQPAYTRDAQALLALIEGREVVPLPGLGSMLLPAPEGFAQPDMWRLNPSYLPVPVLRRLAQASAKGPWNQVANNTVRVIQATTPKGYVADWVAYRRVSGEGGALGQYENDPVHGARGSYDAIRTYLWAGMTPAGDPAARPLLAALSGMATAVAATGVPPESVDVDSGQAQGQGPFGFSAALLPYFQARGQNDLLQGQLRRVRDAWAASQSPARLAVQQPPYYDYVLSLFGMGWFEQRYRFGATGRVSLEWEKKCP, encoded by the coding sequence ATGCATCCGGCCCGGCCCGCCCGCCGCCGTTCCGCCTGGCGCCAGCGTGCCCGGCGGGCGTTGCTGGCGCTCGGCCTGGCCGTGGCGGCGTCGGGCGCGGCGCGGGCCGCGCCGGCCTGCACGGCGGTGGCCTGGCCGGAGTGGTCGGCCTTCGTCAGGCACTTCGTGCAGCCCGACGGGCGCGTGGTGGATGCCAGCACGCCGCGCAAGATGAGCACCTCGGAAGGCCAGTCGTACGCCATGTTCTTCGCCCTGGTCGCCAATGACCGCGAGACCTTCGAGCGGCTGTGGCGCTGGAGCGTGGCCAACCTGGCGGGCGGCGACACCGCGCAGCGCCTGCCGGCCTGGTCCTGGGGCCAGCGCGACGACGGCGCCTGGGGCGTGCTCGACAGCAACGCGGCGTCGGATGCCGACCTGTGGTTCACCTATGCCTTGCTCGAGGCCGGCCGGCTCTGGCGCCAGCCGGCCTACACCCGCGACGCGCAGGCGTTGCTGGCCTTGATCGAGGGGCGCGAAGTGGTCCCGTTGCCGGGCCTGGGCAGCATGCTGTTGCCGGCGCCCGAGGGTTTCGCGCAGCCCGACATGTGGCGCCTGAATCCGAGCTACCTGCCCGTGCCGGTGCTGCGCCGGCTGGCGCAGGCCTCGGCGAAGGGGCCGTGGAACCAGGTGGCCAACAATACGGTGCGGGTGATCCAGGCGACCACGCCCAAGGGGTACGTGGCCGATTGGGTCGCGTACCGCCGCGTGTCGGGCGAGGGCGGGGCGCTGGGCCAGTACGAAAATGATCCGGTGCATGGCGCCAGGGGCAGCTACGATGCGATCCGCACGTATCTGTGGGCCGGCATGACGCCGGCCGGCGATCCGGCCGCCCGGCCGCTGCTGGCGGCGCTATCCGGCATGGCCACGGCCGTCGCCGCCACGGGCGTGCCGCCCGAGTCGGTCGATGTGGACAGCGGCCAGGCCCAGGGCCAGGGGCCGTTCGGTTTTTCGGCGGCCCTGTTGCCGTATTTCCAGGCGCGCGGGCAGAATGACCTGCTGCAGGGCCAGTTGCGGCGCGTGCGCGATGCCTGGGCCGCCAGCCAGAGCCCCGCGCGGCTGGCGGTTCAGCAGCCACCTTATTACGATTACGTACTCAGCCTGTTCGGGATGGGCTGGTTCGAGCAGCGTTACCGGTTCGGTGCCACCGGCCGTGTGTCATTGGAGTGGGAGAAGAAATGTCCTTGA
- a CDS encoding cellulose biosynthesis protein BcsC, producing the protein MSLNRHKLAIGVLAALMHQSGWAQPAATASLLEQGRYWQNQGDAKRAAQAWEKLLLSDPSQQEAMYGLGLAAVREKRLDDAQGYLARLKQLNANGTFTKRLQQDIGLAGGSAAADLDRARMLAASGEIDKAMQAYDQALQGREPQGEIALEYYSFLGYSDKGLSRAITGLQRLSREMPGNPNVQLALAKHLIRDEDRRAEGVRMLAQLAQRKDVGADAAESWRAGLIWLGAPNASEKPLFEAYLAAHPDDKEVRAVYENPSAKRGAPAPVWRQDARLARGFAALKNGDLAAAETAFQEKLRATPNDPDALGGLGLVRMQQDRNAEAQELLSRAAARPGAGRNWTRALAGVRYWNLLDQAEAARQRGDSDGARKLLEQAIRLDGNATGAYNAIGRAYASAGDMANAEKTYRYVLARHKNDPEAVRGLADVLAQTGRAEEALRLVDALPAGQAGDVSRLRAAVMAGQAREAEKRGDTAGARRMLEDARRTDPRNPWTTYELARLLLRGGESVRAQQIMDETLRAQPDSADALHASALFASERGEWGRAYDTLARIPENRRTPEITRFQRNVWVHEQAAQAARLAQSGDTAQARQRLAGLQATAAGDPELLGAIAQAYIDAGDTPQALAVMRPLVNGSRPAGPDVLIPYASVLLKSGDDAGTAAVLRQVQKLPMDADQHRSFQDLVSLYTVRQAEAMRQRGDLVAAYDILQPVLKRRPDDPLAQGALARMYVAAGDRDKALAIYRGLQARDPDNAQLQIAVAGIAAEADDWRSAEASMDKALALAPNDPDVLAGAARIYRSRGKTGRAAELYQQAIAAQQARGGGTMVTSAAAPGGNADGNPFVGLPGQRSRSTRAAQVMGEALNDPQAATYGAGYGAGYGASYDGAPAASRQEPYVIAGAQDPRAAANAPAGGAAYGGGRGAVAPSLRQELDEVRQERSAEVRVGDFVRSNNGEAGMSKLTEIDSAIEALIPAGDGKISLRATAVMLDAGRLGDGYASNSRFGGGPVAAGAQQLGLVGDAGKQRDTGVGLSVGYTMQGLSADIGTTPLGFEYSNVVGGVRLNGPIDRGAGTWYSVDLSRRAVTDSLVSFAGARDDRTGQRWGAVTATGVGGQIGMDNKDYGVYAYGSWRSLDGHNVESNSRTEVGTGIYWNLTRDTDRMLTAGLNLGAIFYDNNQRFFTYGNGGYFSPQQFYALSVPVTWAQRDGRFTYKLQGSVGLRHFKEDGADYFPTNGGMQAAANTVNRAVYGASATYEGQSRTGVGYNLAAAGEYQLSPNLFLGGTMAMDNATDYRQYVGGLYLRYAFYPQTRPLDLPVNPYQSPYAR; encoded by the coding sequence ATGTCCTTGAACCGCCACAAGCTGGCCATCGGCGTTCTGGCCGCCCTGATGCACCAGAGTGGCTGGGCGCAACCGGCCGCCACCGCTTCGCTGCTGGAGCAGGGACGCTACTGGCAGAACCAGGGCGACGCCAAGCGCGCCGCGCAGGCCTGGGAAAAGCTGCTGCTGTCCGATCCGTCGCAGCAGGAGGCGATGTACGGCCTGGGGCTGGCGGCGGTGCGCGAGAAGCGCCTGGACGACGCCCAGGGCTACCTGGCCCGGCTCAAGCAGCTCAACGCCAACGGCACCTTCACCAAGCGCCTGCAGCAGGATATCGGCCTGGCTGGCGGCTCCGCCGCGGCCGACCTGGACCGCGCCCGCATGCTGGCGGCCTCGGGCGAGATCGACAAGGCGATGCAGGCCTACGACCAGGCCCTGCAAGGCCGCGAGCCGCAGGGCGAGATCGCGCTCGAGTACTACAGTTTCCTTGGCTATTCGGACAAGGGCCTGTCGCGCGCCATCACCGGCCTGCAGCGGCTCTCGCGCGAAATGCCCGGCAATCCGAATGTTCAGCTGGCCCTGGCCAAGCACCTGATCCGCGACGAAGACCGGCGTGCCGAGGGCGTTCGCATGCTGGCGCAGCTGGCGCAGCGCAAGGACGTCGGCGCCGACGCCGCCGAAAGCTGGCGCGCCGGCCTGATCTGGCTGGGCGCGCCCAACGCCAGCGAGAAGCCCCTGTTCGAGGCCTATCTGGCGGCGCATCCGGACGACAAGGAAGTGCGCGCGGTCTACGAGAATCCGTCGGCCAAACGCGGCGCGCCAGCGCCGGTCTGGCGCCAGGATGCGCGCCTGGCGCGCGGCTTCGCGGCGTTGAAGAACGGCGACCTGGCCGCGGCCGAGACCGCGTTCCAGGAAAAGCTGCGTGCCACCCCCAACGACCCCGACGCGCTGGGCGGCCTGGGGCTGGTGCGCATGCAGCAGGACCGCAACGCCGAGGCCCAGGAACTGCTGTCGCGCGCGGCGGCCCGTCCCGGCGCCGGGCGTAACTGGACCCGCGCCCTCGCCGGGGTGCGCTACTGGAACCTGCTGGACCAGGCCGAGGCGGCGCGCCAGCGCGGCGACAGCGACGGCGCGCGCAAGCTGCTGGAACAGGCCATCCGCCTGGACGGCAACGCCACCGGCGCCTACAACGCCATCGGCCGGGCCTATGCCAGCGCCGGCGACATGGCCAATGCCGAGAAGACCTATCGCTACGTGCTCGCCCGCCACAAGAATGATCCCGAGGCGGTCCGCGGCCTGGCCGACGTGCTGGCCCAGACCGGCCGGGCCGAAGAGGCCCTGCGGCTGGTCGATGCGCTGCCGGCGGGGCAGGCGGGCGATGTCAGCCGGCTGCGCGCCGCCGTCATGGCGGGCCAGGCGCGCGAGGCGGAAAAGCGCGGCGACACGGCCGGCGCGCGCCGCATGCTGGAAGACGCGCGCAGGACCGACCCGCGCAATCCCTGGACCACCTACGAGCTGGCGCGGCTGCTGCTGCGCGGCGGCGAATCGGTCCGCGCGCAACAGATCATGGATGAAACGCTGCGCGCGCAGCCGGACTCGGCCGACGCGCTGCATGCCAGCGCGCTGTTCGCGTCCGAGCGCGGCGAATGGGGCCGCGCTTACGACACCCTGGCGCGCATTCCCGAGAACCGCCGCACTCCCGAAATCACGCGCTTCCAGCGCAACGTGTGGGTGCACGAGCAGGCGGCCCAGGCCGCGCGCCTGGCGCAGTCGGGTGACACGGCGCAGGCGCGTCAGCGCCTGGCCGGCCTGCAGGCCACGGCCGCCGGCGATCCCGAATTGCTGGGCGCCATCGCCCAGGCCTATATCGATGCGGGCGACACGCCGCAGGCGCTGGCCGTGATGCGGCCGCTGGTGAATGGAAGCCGTCCGGCGGGCCCGGATGTGCTGATCCCGTACGCCAGCGTGCTGCTCAAGAGCGGCGATGACGCGGGCACGGCGGCGGTGTTGCGCCAGGTGCAGAAGCTGCCCATGGATGCCGACCAGCATCGCAGTTTCCAGGACCTGGTCAGCCTGTACACCGTGCGCCAGGCCGAGGCCATGCGCCAGCGCGGCGACCTGGTGGCGGCCTATGACATCCTGCAGCCGGTGCTCAAGCGCCGGCCCGACGATCCCCTGGCCCAGGGCGCGCTGGCGCGCATGTACGTCGCCGCCGGCGACCGCGACAAGGCCCTGGCCATCTATCGCGGCCTGCAGGCGCGCGATCCCGACAACGCGCAGTTGCAGATCGCCGTGGCCGGCATCGCCGCCGAGGCCGACGACTGGCGTTCGGCCGAAGCCTCGATGGACAAGGCGCTGGCGCTGGCGCCGAACGATCCCGACGTGCTGGCCGGCGCGGCGCGCATCTACCGCTCGCGCGGCAAGACCGGACGCGCGGCCGAGCTGTACCAGCAGGCCATCGCCGCCCAGCAGGCGCGCGGCGGCGGCACCATGGTGACCAGCGCCGCGGCGCCCGGCGGTAATGCCGACGGCAATCCGTTCGTCGGCCTGCCGGGCCAGCGGTCGCGCTCCACTCGCGCGGCGCAGGTCATGGGCGAGGCCCTGAACGACCCGCAGGCCGCCACCTATGGCGCCGGCTACGGCGCGGGTTACGGCGCCAGCTATGACGGCGCGCCCGCGGCGTCGCGCCAGGAACCCTACGTCATCGCAGGCGCGCAGGATCCGCGCGCCGCCGCCAACGCGCCTGCGGGCGGCGCGGCATATGGCGGCGGGCGCGGCGCGGTGGCGCCCTCCTTGCGGCAGGAGCTCGACGAGGTCAGGCAGGAACGCAGCGCCGAGGTCCGAGTGGGCGACTTCGTCCGTTCCAACAATGGCGAGGCCGGCATGAGCAAGCTGACCGAGATCGACTCTGCGATCGAGGCCCTGATTCCGGCCGGCGATGGCAAGATCTCGCTGCGCGCGACTGCGGTGATGTTGGACGCCGGTCGCCTCGGCGATGGCTACGCCAGCAACAGCCGCTTCGGTGGCGGGCCAGTGGCCGCCGGGGCGCAGCAACTGGGGCTGGTGGGCGATGCCGGCAAGCAGCGCGATACAGGCGTGGGCCTGTCGGTCGGCTACACCATGCAGGGCCTGAGCGCCGACATCGGCACCACGCCGCTGGGCTTCGAGTATTCGAACGTGGTCGGCGGCGTGCGCCTGAACGGCCCCATCGACCGCGGCGCGGGCACCTGGTACAGCGTGGACCTGTCGCGCCGCGCGGTGACCGACAGCCTGGTGTCGTTCGCCGGCGCGCGCGACGATCGCACCGGCCAGCGCTGGGGCGCGGTCACGGCCACCGGCGTGGGCGGCCAGATCGGCATGGACAACAAGGACTACGGCGTCTATGCCTACGGTTCGTGGCGCAGCCTGGACGGCCACAATGTCGAGTCCAACAGCCGCACCGAGGTCGGCACCGGCATCTACTGGAACCTGACGCGCGACACCGACCGCATGCTGACGGCCGGCCTGAACCTGGGCGCCATCTTCTACGACAACAATCAGCGCTTCTTCACCTACGGCAACGGCGGCTATTTCAGCCCGCAGCAGTTCTACGCGTTGAGCGTGCCGGTGACCTGGGCGCAGCGCGATGGCCGCTTCACCTACAAGCTGCAAGGCTCGGTCGGCCTGCGTCATTTCAAGGAAGACGGCGCCGACTATTTCCCGACCAACGGCGGCATGCAGGCGGCGGCCAACACGGTCAATCGCGCCGTCTACGGCGCCTCGGCGACCTACGAGGGGCAGTCGCGCACCGGCGTGGGCTACAACCTCGCGGCCGCGGGCGAGTACCAGCTGTCGCCCAATCTGTTCCTGGGCGGCACCATGGCCATGGACAACGCCACCGACTATCGCCAGTACGTGGGCGGGCTCTATCTGCGCTACGCGTTCTACCCGCAGACGCGCCCGCTGGACCTGCCGGTCAATCCCTATCAGTCGCCGTACGCCCGCTAG
- a CDS encoding SGNH/GDSL hydrolase family protein yields MLTSLFAGMSILLIGDSHLAAPGYLITTLQDDLVKQGAVVQTIGVCGSNAGDWLKATPSTCGGAERLNGGQIVLKGKDASTTPVTDLIAAKKPNLVVIVLGDTMAGYTNPSFPKTWAWQQTTALTKAISGTGTTCVWIGPSWGTEGGKYNKNFARVKQVSAFLGSNVAPCAYIDSTQFSTPGQWPTTDGQHYTNTGYKAWGDAIAKQLGDLPQVKALQKK; encoded by the coding sequence ATGCTGACTTCTCTTTTTGCCGGAATGAGCATCCTGCTGATCGGCGACAGCCATCTGGCCGCGCCGGGCTACCTGATCACGACCCTGCAGGACGACCTGGTCAAGCAGGGCGCGGTGGTGCAGACCATCGGCGTGTGCGGCAGCAATGCCGGCGACTGGCTCAAGGCCACGCCCAGCACCTGCGGCGGCGCCGAGCGCCTGAACGGCGGCCAGATCGTGCTCAAGGGCAAGGACGCCAGCACCACGCCGGTGACCGACCTGATCGCCGCCAAGAAGCCCAACCTGGTGGTGATCGTGCTCGGCGACACCATGGCCGGCTACACCAATCCGTCCTTTCCCAAGACCTGGGCCTGGCAGCAGACGACCGCGCTGACCAAGGCCATCTCCGGCACCGGCACGACCTGCGTCTGGATCGGTCCCAGCTGGGGCACCGAGGGCGGCAAGTACAACAAGAATTTCGCGCGGGTCAAGCAGGTGTCGGCCTTCCTGGGCAGCAACGTGGCGCCTTGCGCGTACATCGATTCGACCCAGTTCTCGACGCCCGGCCAGTGGCCCACCACCGACGGACAGCACTACACCAACACCGGCTACAAGGCCTGGGGCGACGCCATTGCCAAGCAATTGGGCGACCTGCCGCAGGTCAAGGCGCTGCAGAAGAAATGA
- a CDS encoding cell division protein FtsQ encodes MSILLSRGLAALSFALAAGVAGAAQIQLYETGPAEDASFVRFVNAGAEPMAVSAKGSQARIQLDAAHPASDFMPVKAGAKMQGLLESAGRKQEVDISVQPGEFASVVGLPGKDGLQTRIVREQPEDFNALKVSVGFYNLDPACADAGLLAVPRNLAMFEHVAEGAVARRLVNPVSLKVRASCGGQPAGQELDLGALQAGDRHTVFLLPSAQGPRLLHAADQTAR; translated from the coding sequence ATGAGCATCCTCCTGTCGCGCGGCCTGGCCGCCCTGTCGTTCGCCCTGGCCGCCGGCGTTGCCGGCGCGGCGCAGATCCAGCTCTATGAAACCGGCCCGGCCGAGGACGCGTCGTTCGTGCGCTTCGTCAACGCCGGCGCCGAGCCGATGGCGGTGAGCGCCAAGGGATCGCAGGCGCGCATCCAGCTCGATGCCGCCCATCCCGCGTCGGATTTCATGCCGGTCAAGGCGGGCGCGAAGATGCAGGGCCTGCTCGAAAGCGCCGGCCGCAAGCAGGAGGTGGATATCTCGGTGCAACCGGGTGAATTCGCCTCGGTGGTCGGCCTGCCCGGCAAGGACGGCCTGCAGACGCGCATCGTGCGCGAGCAGCCCGAGGACTTCAACGCGCTCAAGGTCTCGGTGGGTTTCTACAACCTCGACCCCGCGTGCGCCGACGCCGGCCTGCTGGCCGTGCCGCGCAACCTGGCGATGTTCGAGCACGTGGCCGAGGGCGCGGTCGCCCGGCGCCTGGTCAATCCCGTGTCCCTGAAGGTGCGCGCCAGCTGCGGCGGCCAGCCCGCGGGGCAGGAACTGGACCTGGGCGCGCTGCAGGCCGGGGACCGCCACACCGTGTTCCTGCTGCCGTCGGCGCAGGGTCCGCGCCTGCTGCACGCGGCGGACCAGACGGCCCGCTGA